In Granulicella mallensis MP5ACTX8, the sequence TCAGAGTTCCTGCGGACCATACAAAGGCAGCTGCCAGAACGGCGCCTGCAGCAATGGCAGAGAGCATTTGGCCGCGATGAAAGGTAGCTCCTACTAGAAAGGGCATGCCTGCCATGCCCATGAGCAGTGGAAGCAGAACGCGTGCCCTAAGGTAGTTGGTGCGCAGGATCAGGCACTCACCCAGATAGGTCCATAGGGAAGTAGTGGAGATAAGAACTGCGACGAGCCAGGAGGTGAGGTGTATCTCCGCCCAGAACACAACAGCATAACCGAAGGCGAACATCGCTATACCGCTAAGGACGCTATTCAAAACCTGGCTACGGCTGGGAAGAGTATTCCCCCTTATGACAAGGCTCAACAAAAGTAGAATCAATCCGCTCAGGATGTAACGAATGGACGCAGCCAGCATCGGCGGAATCACTTGCACCACAAGACGTACTGCCAGGTACGATCCACCCCATAGCAGATAGACAGCGGCATAAGCGGACACGCGCTTGATGAGCATATTTGATTTTATCAACTAAAAATAGGTTTTCATCCTATTTCGCTTGCCTGCAAATATTTTGTACGAGAGAACAGTGATGAGGGATATAGATGAAGATGCTTAACCGTCGTGAGTTTGTCGTTATGAGTGCCGGTGTCGCCGCATTACAAGCCGGAGCGCCTCTACAACAGGCCTTTGCCATGAGCAGTGATGGGGACAAAGAACTTACAGGTCTTACTTTGAGCGAGGCCTCGAAGCGCATTCATGCTGGGAGCGTGACTTCGACGCAGTTGACGCAAGCCTTGCTGGATCGCATCAAGATCTATAACCCCAAGGTAAATGCATTTATTACGGTAATGCATGCTGAAGCTCTGGAGCAGGCTGCCAAATTGGATGCCGAGGCAAAGGCGCGTAAGTTTCGCAGTCCATTACACGGAATTCCTATTGTCCTGAAAGACAATATCGATACTGCCGGGACACGAACGACTGCCGCCAGTGAGGTCTTCGATGACCGCATTCCGGAGCAGGATGCAGAAGTTGTGTTGCGCTTGAAAGAGGCAGGCGCCGTCATCCTGGGTAAGGCGAATATGCATGAGTTTGCTTCGGGAGGATCTTCTGCTTCGACTTACTTCGGTCCGGTTCGCAATCCATGGGCGCTGGACCACATTCCTGCGGGCTCTTCCGGTGGCTCGGCGGCGGCAGTGATCTCGGATCTGGCTTATGGTGCACTGGGGACGGATACGGGCGGATCTGTTCGAATGCCGGCAGCCTATTGCAGTATCGTCGGTCTGAAGCCTACTTATGGTCTTGTTTCGATTCGCGGCATTATTCCTTTAACCTATTCGCTCGATCACTGTGGCCCTATGACGAAGACCGTGGAAGATGCAGCGATGATGCTGAACCACATGACCGGTTACGACAAACGTGACGTCGCCAGTGTGGACCATCCCAAGGAAGATTATGTCGCTTCAATGAAGCAGCCTGTTTCTTCTATACGGCTGGGAATACCGAGAGCTCCCTTC encodes:
- a CDS encoding Asp-tRNA(Asn)/Glu-tRNA(Gln) amidotransferase GatCAB subunit A, coding for MKMLNRREFVVMSAGVAALQAGAPLQQAFAMSSDGDKELTGLTLSEASKRIHAGSVTSTQLTQALLDRIKIYNPKVNAFITVMHAEALEQAAKLDAEAKARKFRSPLHGIPIVLKDNIDTAGTRTTAASEVFDDRIPEQDAEVVLRLKEAGAVILGKANMHEFASGGSSASTYFGPVRNPWALDHIPAGSSGGSAAAVISDLAYGALGTDTGGSVRMPAAYCSIVGLKPTYGLVSIRGIIPLTYSLDHCGPMTKTVEDAAMMLNHMTGYDKRDVASVDHPKEDYVASMKQPVSSIRLGIPRAPFYDLLDPETLKAIDAAIEVLSKLTKSTTECHLPSTAGFSALALGGEREAYHLELFRRNAQRYSLGVRQSLQTAQKTMDDVTSEPCSEKVVDYVTSNWQLILTRKSIDDAFTNFDLVALPTMRILPRTINDALNREEEIKQLEPEVISNCTPFNIFGLPAISIPCGFSASGLPIGLMIAGPRFSEGKVLALANAYEQATQWHTKRPALSPDMVVPPVTRKI
- a CDS encoding EamA family transporter, which gives rise to MLIKRVSAYAAVYLLWGGSYLAVRLVVQVIPPMLAASIRYILSGLILLLLSLVIRGNTLPSRSQVLNSVLSGIAMFAFGYAVVFWAEIHLTSWLVAVLISTTSLWTYLGECLILRTNYLRARVLLPLLMGMAGMPFLVGATFHRGQMLSAIAAGAVLAAAFVWSAGTLTLKAIELPSSPLQTAGLQLTSSGLLLLAISRALHEGAHLPSIGQMFSYQPLLGMTYLVLGGSVVGFTAFHWLLSHEPASLVSTAAYVNPIVAMMLGIGLVHERCSPMQIVGAATILASVILVWRAQRIPTESNGRKDIANTTAFRPYLDEDDALPNTIYSRGSTYSQ